The window CCGCCGCCGGCGCGGCGGGGCGCGCGGCCGGCGTCGTGCCGGGGCGCGGCCTCGCGCTCGTCGCCGGCGCGTTCTGCTGGGCCGCCGGCTCGCTCGTCGCCCGCGACGGCGCGCGCGTCGACTCGGCGGTGCAGGGCACGGCGATGCAGCTGGCCGGCGGCGCCGCCGTGCTGCTCCTCGCCAGCGCCGCCACCGGCGAGCTCGCGGCCTGGTCGCCGGCGTCACTCACCGCCCGCGCGGCCGCGTCCCTCGGCTTCCTCGTCGTCTGCGGGACGGTGTTAGGCTTCGGCGCCTACACGTGGCTCATGCGCGTGCGCCCGCCGGCGATGGTCGGGACCTACGCGTTCGTCAACCCGGTCGTCGCGGTCGTCCTCGCGTGGCTGGCGGGCGACGAGGCCGCCTCGCCGCGCACCGCCGTCGCCCTCGCGCTCGTCTTGGGCGCCGTCGTGCTGACCTGGGAAGGCGCCCGGCCCGCGCCGGCCCGCCGGGCCTAACGTCACGCCTCAGGCCGCCGGCGGGTGCGCCGGCGCGAAGACGCGCAGCCGGTGCCCGTCGGGGTCGAGCGCGACGAACGTGCGGCCGAAGTCCATCGCCGTCGGCGGCTGCGCCATCGCGAGCCCGCGCGCGCGCCAGTCGTCGTACGTCGCGTCGACCGCGGTCGCGTCCGCGACGGGGAAGCCGAGCTCGCTCGCGCCGCCGAGTGCCGCGGGCGCCGGCTCGACGGTGTGGCGCGACCAGAGCCCGAGCTGCAGGCCAGACCCGAGCACAAAGAGCGCGAACGTCGGCGACGCTTCGACCGGCGCGCGGCCGAGCAGGGTCGTGTAGAACGTCGCGCTGGCGGCGGG is drawn from Gemmatimonadetes bacterium T265 and contains these coding sequences:
- a CDS encoding drug:proton antiporter, which translates into the protein MRDPNFVLLYVDDPAASATFYTTLLGRAPVEASPTFALFVLGSGLQLGLWSRHTVEPAPAALGGASELGFPVADATAVDATYDDWRARGLAMAQPPTAMDFGRTFVALDPDGHRLRVFAPAHPPAA